The following coding sequences are from one Scomber japonicus isolate fScoJap1 chromosome 3, fScoJap1.pri, whole genome shotgun sequence window:
- the perm1 gene encoding uncharacterized protein perm1 produces the protein MDDLDHSIHIAEYDWTSFYEDSEECSLLQPSLAYPDNSSDSEDSSSVFEQEPQHRPAANKDAPEGNTRGCSTEEESCTGCIEVSVQLNQSDAGGQRDDVTTKAEEDIVTQVHSEICLDGGNTAEHITNVTNNITNTLHTEVIDVQVSVQTESDICDFKSIHEPDPDVKDQNVNEPLAAEKAVAVSEDVDSAPIKAEKERWFVTVNESPARHRPRIASVKKKRRQKKPCKDNHMIITLGYGFESEKNRDKKESEGEMDMEFIMQLHQNSGGHLRAETNPESLQWESMASLTSSEEDNVSHSSKENTDKPTMCRNKYEMCSLANTFTLKDLSQLESMESDEFEDSVEFFSSHSYDSESYMSAAESVEDPLHLIKDQHTKTQQMQCNAVITQDREMHSCNGALSTNAAATNCEGYEIDRAYVEPTVTFPSASQRVDKMPGGNSTCDIDTDSMVPHMHSDAPGLQKDELPTEVNLPASGCTVGDQLGSPPLPVPDITMTPCSEVDSPETYAEATGHTRPVYAISAFWDEMEKLTINDILQLRMGRSTPHRETQETVRPNVDVQTHSSSLADTEEYHLSDVGLLDISDTADSDYCTQSDESKPDRSSCDFSTSDFEEDYWQFISASRNPSPDSYSKTQHSQRTTDFLFSSHDEDGSTSSEGKETPVPPEHSDQELELPRQMLKSESVQNIQALNTEDSSLQGLLSNGESSLFLSSCKSLEESSILDLSDSLETLVSAPILSNTDVLDEHYRITFPEVFEYFFMQGKAENESSCVTVYNPENLLVAPTYEHSVCLFRDEMSFSSLHDSRCGEGEPIPIFSCSHPTVRELTFPKPDYFFLSAALEEDDISPIRVVSRSFIQTSDCGIVRSQDWKSLLSIRKIHFHGKGSIWCGGSGAWVFPAAAEKRTDPQIPVLDVGRVSPAPSKLFRELAVQQSILDTTSRCKALIQDRLNVKQNTFSTLKQSDMCLVCIAFASWVLTSSDPKAADAWKAALLANVSALSAIRYLRQYVKKRSSLHDDP, from the exons ATGGATGATTTGGATCACAGCATACACATTGCAGAGTACGACTGGACGAGCTTCTATGAGGACAGTGAGGAATGCAGTCTGCTGCAGCCTTCACTTGCCTACCCTGATAACTCAAGCGATTCAGAGGATTCAAGTTCCGTCTTTGAACAGGAGCCACAGCACAGGCCTGCTGCAAACAAGGATGCACCTGAAGGCAACACGAGAGGATGCAGCACTGAAGAGGAAAGCTGCACAGGTTGCATTGAAGTATCAGTGCAGCTCAATCAGAGTGATGCGGGAGGACAACGAGATGATGTTACAACTAAAGCTGAAGAGGACATTGTAACACAGGTGCACTCTGAAATATGTCTCGATGGAGGAAATACTGCAGAACACATCACAAACGTGACAAATAACATTACcaacacactgcacactgaaGTAATAGATGTTCAAGTTTCTGTACAAACAGAGAGTGACATTTGTGACTTTAAATCCATACATGAGCCTGATCCTGATGTAAAAGATCAAAATGTGAATGAGCCACTCGCTGCAGAGAAAGCTGTGGCTGTGAGTGAAGATGTGGACAGTGCTCCTATTAAAGCAGAGAAAGAGCGCTGGTTCGTGACAGTCAATGAAAGTCCTGCACGACACCGGCCACGTATTGcctctgtgaaaaaaaaacgaagacaaaaaaaaccttgtAAAGACAATCACATGATAATTACACTTGGATATGGCTTTGAGTCCgagaaaaacagagataaaaaagAATCTGAGGGAGAGATGGATATGGAGTTCATCATGCAATTACACCAAAACTCTGGAGGCCATTTAAGAGCTGAAACAAATCCTGAGAGCTTGCAATGGGAAAGCATGGCTTCTCTAACATCTAGTGAAGAAGACAATGTGTCACATTCctcaaaagaaaacacagataaGCCAACCATGTGCAGaaacaaatatgaaatgtgCAGCTTagcaaacacatttacactaaAAGACCTTTCACAGCTGGAGAGCATGGAGTCAGATGAGTTTGAAGACAGTGTTGAGTTCTTCTCCAGTCACAGTTACGATTCTGAAAGCTACATGTCAGCTGCTGAATCAGTGGAGGACCCTCTACATCTCATTAAAGATCAACACACTAAAACCCAACAAATGCAATGCAATGCTGTCATTACACAGGACAGAGAAATGCATTCATGCAATGGCGCTCTCTCCACTAATGCAGCAGCTACCAACTGTGAAGGTTATGAAATTGACCGAGCTTATGTTGAACCTACCGTGACATTTCCATCTGCCAGCCAAAGAGTTGACAAAATGCCAGGCGGCAACTCCACATGTGACATTGACACAGACAGCATGGTGCCTCACATGCACTCAGATGCACCTGGACTCCAAAAAGACGAATTGCCAACTGAAGTGAATCTTCCAGCATCTGGTTGCACTGTGGGAGATCAGCTTGGatcccctcctctccctgttCCTGATATAACTATGACACCTTGCTCTGAGGTTGACAGCCCTGAAACATATGCAGAAGCCACGGGCCACACTCGGCCAGTGTACGCCATCTCTGCTTTTTGGGATGAGATGGAAAAACTgacaataaatgacattttgcaGCTTAGGATGGGTAGAAGCACACCTCACAGGGAAACACAAGAAACAGTGAGACCTAATGTAGATGTTCAGACGCATAGCAGCTCTCTAGCAGACACTGAGGAGTATCATCTGTCTGATGTAGGTTTATTGGATATATCCGACACAGCTGACTCAGACTATTGCACACAGTCTGATGAATCCAAGCCGGATCGCTCAAGTTGTGACTTTTCCACCTCAGATTTTGAAGAAGACTATTGGCAGTTTATCAGCGCCAGCAGAAACCCCAGCCCTGATTCTTATAGCAAAACCCAACACAGCCAAAGGACAACTGACTTTCTTTTCTCATCACATGACGAAGATGGGTCAACGAGCTCTGAAGGTAAGGAGACACCAGTTCCTCCAGAGCACTCTGATCAAGAACTTGAGTTGCCGAGACAGATGTTGAAAAGCGAAAGTGTTCAAAACATACAAGCTCTCAATACAGAGGACTCATCTTTGCAGGGTTTACTCAGTAATGGTGAGAGCAGTCTGTTTCTCAGCAGCTGTAAGTCTCTGGAGGAAAGCTCGATTTTGGATTTAAGTGACAGTTTGGAAACATTAGTATCTGCACCTATTCTATCCAACACAGACGTACTGGATGAACACTACCGAATAACCTTCCCAGAAGTGTTTGAATACTTTTTCATGCAGGGTAAAGCAGAGAATGAATCCAGCTGTGTCACCGTCTACAATCCAGAAAACCTCTTAGTGGCTCCTACATATGAACacagtgtttgtttattcagGGATGAAATGTCATTCTCTTCCCTCCATGATTCCCGGTGCGGTGAGGGGGAACCCATCCCTATCTTCTCTTGTTCACATCCTACCGTCAGAGAACTCACATTCCCAAAACCAGACTATTTTTTCCTGAGTGCAGCCTTGGAAGAGGATGACATCTCTCCTATCAGAGTTGTATCTCGCTCTTTCATCCAGACTAGTGATTGTGGGATTGTGAGATCTCAGGATTGGAAAAGTTTGCTGTCAATAAGGAAAATACACTTCCATGGCAAAGGCAGCATCTGGTGCGGTGGGTCTGGTGCCTGGGTGTTCCCTGCTGCGGCTGAGAAGAGAACAGATCCTCAAATCCCTGTGCTCGATGTGGGAAGAGTCTCCCCAGCACCATCCAAGCTGTTTAGAGAGCTGGCGGTGCAGCAGAGCATACTGGACACAACAAGTAGGTGTAAGGCTCTCATACAGGACAGACTGAATGTGAAACAAAA CACCTTCTCCACACTTAAGCAGTCCGATATGTGTCTGGTCTGCATCGCCTTCGCCTCCTGGGTACTAACATCCTCTGATCCTAAGGCTGCTGATGCCTGGAAAGCTG CTCTTCTAGCAAATGTGAGTGCACTGTCAGCTATCCGGTACCTGCGGCAGTATGTGAAGAAGAGGAGTTCTCTTCATGATGATCCCTGA